The nucleotide window GAAACAGGAAGCAACTGTTTTGAATGCGGGCATTGCATGGCAATATGTCCCACTTGTGCCATGACCCTCAAGATATTTAAGGGTCGTGAAGGCAGGATTGAAGATTATAACTCAAAGGAAATTCCAGTTAATTATGATGAATTATTGGCATTTTTAAAACAGAGACGGTCTATTCGTTGGTTTAAAAAGAAAAAAATTGATAAAGATACTTTTAATAAACTGATTGAAGGTGCATATTATTCTCCATCAGCACAAAATGAGCAGGATGTTGAATTTGTGGTTTTGGACAAAAAACTGAATGATTTCATGAAACATGTTTACGACATCATTAATGTT belongs to uncultured Methanobrevibacter sp. and includes:
- a CDS encoding nitroreductase family protein, translating into MKLLIDESECIACGQCKSVCIRDNIEIDEVAYETGSNCFECGHCMAICPTCAMTLKIFKGREGRIEDYNSKEIPVNYDELLAFLKQRRSIRWFKKKKIDKDTFNKLIEGAYYSPSAQNEQDVEFVVLDKKLNDFMKHVYDIINVQEDEFFRLNHPIL